A DNA window from Phaenicophaeus curvirostris isolate KB17595 chromosome 11, BPBGC_Pcur_1.0, whole genome shotgun sequence contains the following coding sequences:
- the LMOD3 gene encoding leiomodin-3 isoform X1 produces MSELSQNSDEEVCPEDIDEDEILANLSPEELKELQSEMEVMAPDPEVPTGMIQKDQTEKPPTGNFDHRSLVDYLYWQKASRRMLEDERVPVTLLPSERSAAEEMEGKAGGSSEAASGRLPGGEEKERHYKNEHLSNSRIQSGETNKDGSNKGREEEEEKEETEDEEEDKEGEEDEEENETELETKENIANENCPSDQISRKPGTESGETTEKPNENEKKISKLNIPKKLALDTSFMKLSARPSGNQTNLEESLEKVRKNNPDMKELNLNNIENVPKEMLIDFVNAMKKNKNIKTFSLANVGADDNVAFALANMLRENRSITTLNIDSNFISGKGIVAIVRCLQYNETLTELRFHNQRSMLGHQAEMEIARLLKANATLLKMGYHFELPGPRMVVTNLLSRNLDKQRQKRQEEQKQQQMKEQKELIAMLENGLGLPPGMWEMLGGPLPQPRMCEPPQAPKPPIPTAVSLSKRQESMRQPPPEQPRREKSISFEVIKLKKVQRKPAVPEYVEPTEKTNLRDVIKTLKPVPRRRPPPLVEITPRDQLLNDIRQSNVAYLKPVPLPKQLE; encoded by the exons atgtCTGAACTCAGCCAAAACTCTGATGAAGAAGTGTGTCCTGAGGACATTGATGAAGATGAAATCCTGGCAAACCTGTCCCCCGAGGAACTAAAGGAGCTGCAGAGTGAGATGGAAGTCATGGCCCCAGACCCTGAAGTCCCAACTGGGATGATACAGAAGGATCAGACGGAGAAACCCCCCACAGGGAACTTCGACCACAGGTCCCTGGTTGACTACCTGTACTGGCAGAAGGCATCCAGACGCATGCTCGAGGATGAGAGAGTTCCCGTCACCCTCTTGCCCTCTGAG AGAAGCGCTGCAGAGGAGATGGAAGGAAAGGCTGGTGGCAGCAGTGAGGCAGCCAGCGGGAGGTtgccaggaggagaggaaaaagagagacatTACAAAAACGAGCACTTGTCCAACTCAAGAATACAATCTGGGGAGACAAACAAAGATGGAAGTAAtaaagggagggaggaggaggaggagaaggaagaaacagaggatgaagaggaagataaagagggagaggaggatgaagaggaaaatgagacTGAATTGGAAACAAAGGAGAATATCGCCAATGAGAACTGTCCCAGTGATCAGATAAGTAGGAAACCAGGTACAGAATCAGGAGAAACCACagaaaagccaaatgaaaatgagaagaaaatatcaaaattaaaCATCCCCAAAAAGTTAGCACTGGATACCAGCTTCATGAAATTAAGTGCCAGGCCTTCAGGAAATCAAACCAATTTAGAAGAGAGTTTGGAGAAAGTCCGAAAAAACAACCCGGACATGAAAGAGCTCAACCTGAACAACATAGAAAATGTCCCCAAAGAAATGCTGATAGACTTTGTCAATGCcatgaaaaagaataagaataTAAAAACGTTCAGCTTGGCCAATGTGGGGGCTGATGACAATGTGGCATTTGCACTGGCCAACATGCTGCGGGAGAACAGGAGCATCACCACGTTGAACATTGATTCCAATTTCATCTCTGGCAAAGGGATTGTTGCTATCGTGAGATGCCTACAGTACAACGAAACACTGACAGAGCTCCGCTTTCACAACCAGAGGAGCATGCTGGGCCACCAGGCAGAAATGGAGATTGCCAGGCTGCTAAAAGCCAACGCCACTCTCCTGAAAATGGGGTATCATTTTGAACTGCCAGGGCCCAGGATGGTGGTGACCAACTTGCTCAGCAGAAACCTGGACAAGCAGAGGCAAAAGAGGCAAGAggagcaaaagcagcagcaaatgaaaGAGCAGAAGGAATTGATAGCGATGCTAGAAAATGGACTGGGGTTACCCCCCGGGATGTGGGAAATGCTGGGGGGACCGCTGCCCCAGCCAAGGATGTGTGAACCCCCACaagcccccaaaccacccaTCCCCACAGCTGTGTCTCTGAGCAAAAGGCAGGAGAGCATGAGGCAGCCACCCCCTGAGCAGCCACGCAGAGAGAAGTCCATCAGCTTCGAAGTGATCAAGCTGAAGAAGGTTCAACGCAAACCTGCTGTGCCAGAGTATGTGGAACCCACCGAGAAAACCAACCTCAGAGACGTCATCAAAACACTTAAACCAGTTCCCAGGAGAAGACCCCCTCCCCTTGTCGAAATAACCCCTAGAGATCAACTACTAAACGACATTCGTCAGAGTAACGTCGCTTATCTTAAACCA GTGCCATTGCCAAAGCAGCTGGAGTGA
- the LMOD3 gene encoding leiomodin-3 isoform X2, which yields MEGKAGGSSEAASGRLPGGEEKERHYKNEHLSNSRIQSGETNKDGSNKGREEEEEKEETEDEEEDKEGEEDEEENETELETKENIANENCPSDQISRKPGTESGETTEKPNENEKKISKLNIPKKLALDTSFMKLSARPSGNQTNLEESLEKVRKNNPDMKELNLNNIENVPKEMLIDFVNAMKKNKNIKTFSLANVGADDNVAFALANMLRENRSITTLNIDSNFISGKGIVAIVRCLQYNETLTELRFHNQRSMLGHQAEMEIARLLKANATLLKMGYHFELPGPRMVVTNLLSRNLDKQRQKRQEEQKQQQMKEQKELIAMLENGLGLPPGMWEMLGGPLPQPRMCEPPQAPKPPIPTAVSLSKRQESMRQPPPEQPRREKSISFEVIKLKKVQRKPAVPEYVEPTEKTNLRDVIKTLKPVPRRRPPPLVEITPRDQLLNDIRQSNVAYLKPVPLPKQLE from the exons ATGGAAGGAAAGGCTGGTGGCAGCAGTGAGGCAGCCAGCGGGAGGTtgccaggaggagaggaaaaagagagacatTACAAAAACGAGCACTTGTCCAACTCAAGAATACAATCTGGGGAGACAAACAAAGATGGAAGTAAtaaagggagggaggaggaggaggagaaggaagaaacagaggatgaagaggaagataaagagggagaggaggatgaagaggaaaatgagacTGAATTGGAAACAAAGGAGAATATCGCCAATGAGAACTGTCCCAGTGATCAGATAAGTAGGAAACCAGGTACAGAATCAGGAGAAACCACagaaaagccaaatgaaaatgagaagaaaatatcaaaattaaaCATCCCCAAAAAGTTAGCACTGGATACCAGCTTCATGAAATTAAGTGCCAGGCCTTCAGGAAATCAAACCAATTTAGAAGAGAGTTTGGAGAAAGTCCGAAAAAACAACCCGGACATGAAAGAGCTCAACCTGAACAACATAGAAAATGTCCCCAAAGAAATGCTGATAGACTTTGTCAATGCcatgaaaaagaataagaataTAAAAACGTTCAGCTTGGCCAATGTGGGGGCTGATGACAATGTGGCATTTGCACTGGCCAACATGCTGCGGGAGAACAGGAGCATCACCACGTTGAACATTGATTCCAATTTCATCTCTGGCAAAGGGATTGTTGCTATCGTGAGATGCCTACAGTACAACGAAACACTGACAGAGCTCCGCTTTCACAACCAGAGGAGCATGCTGGGCCACCAGGCAGAAATGGAGATTGCCAGGCTGCTAAAAGCCAACGCCACTCTCCTGAAAATGGGGTATCATTTTGAACTGCCAGGGCCCAGGATGGTGGTGACCAACTTGCTCAGCAGAAACCTGGACAAGCAGAGGCAAAAGAGGCAAGAggagcaaaagcagcagcaaatgaaaGAGCAGAAGGAATTGATAGCGATGCTAGAAAATGGACTGGGGTTACCCCCCGGGATGTGGGAAATGCTGGGGGGACCGCTGCCCCAGCCAAGGATGTGTGAACCCCCACaagcccccaaaccacccaTCCCCACAGCTGTGTCTCTGAGCAAAAGGCAGGAGAGCATGAGGCAGCCACCCCCTGAGCAGCCACGCAGAGAGAAGTCCATCAGCTTCGAAGTGATCAAGCTGAAGAAGGTTCAACGCAAACCTGCTGTGCCAGAGTATGTGGAACCCACCGAGAAAACCAACCTCAGAGACGTCATCAAAACACTTAAACCAGTTCCCAGGAGAAGACCCCCTCCCCTTGTCGAAATAACCCCTAGAGATCAACTACTAAACGACATTCGTCAGAGTAACGTCGCTTATCTTAAACCA GTGCCATTGCCAAAGCAGCTGGAGTGA